A window of Spiroplasma syrphidicola EA-1 contains these coding sequences:
- a CDS encoding ATP-dependent Clp protease ATP-binding subunit, translating into MEFQQQYEPGKDPKILEKFTKNLNKEASIGKLEPIIGRDDEINRVIRILSRKTKNNPVLIGEPGVGKTAIVEGLAQRIIKGDVPSNLKNKVIYELDMGALIAGAKFQGEFEERLKAIMNKVKESNGEIILFIDELHLIVGAGKTQGSMDAGNLLKPMLARGELHCIGATTLDEHRLYIEKDAALERRFQKVMVNEPTIEESISILRGLKERFETYHGVKIHDNALVAAVNLSSRYISDRFLPDKAIDLVDEASATIKTEIASVPTELDTLNRKIIQLEIEKAALQKEADQISKDRLADIETELAPLKTKQEKLEAQWNSEKNAIKNLKEVKSQVEKLKKELDLAQLTGDFNRAGEIKYSLLPALEEKLHQEEQMASESHLLKEDVTERDIAKIVGKWTGIPVDRLVEKEKSKLLNLNKILRKRVRGQNEAIEAVADAILRSRSGIKDPDKPIGSFLFLGPTGVGKTEIARSLAYVLFNSEKQMVRLDMSEYMEKHAVSRLIGAPPGYVGYEQGGQLTEAVRRNPYSIVLFDEIEKANPEVLNILLQILDDGRITDGLGKTVDFKNTIIIMTSNIGSEYLLNENNEGVGVKIQKELAKHFKPEFLNRIDNVIVFSALSKEIIKEIVEKELGELTQRIEANKNIRLVFSEAVLEKIINEGYDREFGARPIKRYIQRNIETLIARAIITEEIKEGNSYTIDVDNNKLVIKTSAKLN; encoded by the coding sequence ATGGAATTTCAACAACAGTATGAACCAGGCAAAGATCCAAAAATTCTTGAAAAATTTACCAAAAACTTAAATAAAGAGGCAAGTATTGGTAAATTAGAACCGATTATTGGCCGTGATGATGAAATTAATCGTGTGATTCGAATTTTATCACGTAAAACAAAAAATAACCCTGTTTTAATTGGGGAACCAGGAGTTGGGAAAACCGCAATCGTTGAAGGGCTAGCCCAACGTATTATTAAAGGAGACGTTCCAAGTAATTTAAAAAATAAAGTAATTTATGAATTAGATATGGGAGCTTTAATTGCTGGGGCTAAATTCCAAGGGGAATTTGAAGAACGGCTAAAAGCGATTATGAATAAGGTGAAAGAATCAAATGGGGAAATTATCTTATTTATTGATGAATTACACTTAATTGTTGGCGCAGGTAAAACGCAAGGAAGCATGGATGCTGGAAACTTATTAAAACCAATGTTAGCTCGTGGAGAATTGCATTGTATTGGCGCGACAACATTAGATGAACACCGTTTATACATTGAAAAGGATGCGGCGTTAGAACGAAGATTCCAAAAAGTAATGGTTAATGAACCAACGATTGAAGAAAGTATCTCTATTTTACGGGGATTAAAAGAACGCTTTGAAACTTATCATGGGGTTAAAATCCATGATAATGCTTTAGTTGCAGCGGTTAACTTATCGTCACGTTATATTAGTGATCGTTTTTTGCCTGATAAAGCAATTGATTTAGTAGATGAAGCATCAGCAACAATTAAAACAGAAATTGCTTCAGTGCCAACCGAATTAGATACATTAAACCGTAAAATTATTCAGTTAGAAATTGAAAAAGCAGCCTTACAAAAAGAAGCTGATCAAATTTCAAAAGATCGTTTAGCTGATATTGAAACCGAATTAGCACCATTAAAAACAAAACAAGAAAAATTAGAAGCCCAATGAAATAGTGAAAAAAATGCCATTAAAAATCTAAAAGAGGTTAAATCACAAGTTGAAAAATTAAAAAAAGAACTAGATTTAGCTCAGTTAACAGGGGACTTCAATCGGGCTGGAGAAATTAAGTATTCATTATTACCAGCATTAGAAGAAAAATTACATCAAGAAGAACAAATGGCTTCTGAATCACATTTATTAAAAGAAGATGTAACAGAACGTGATATTGCGAAAATTGTTGGTAAATGAACAGGGATTCCTGTTGACCGCTTAGTTGAAAAAGAAAAAAGTAAATTATTAAATTTAAATAAAATTTTACGAAAAAGAGTTCGCGGTCAAAATGAAGCAATTGAAGCTGTTGCGGATGCAATTTTAAGAAGTCGCAGTGGTATTAAAGATCCTGACAAGCCAATTGGAAGTTTTCTTTTTTTAGGACCAACTGGAGTTGGTAAAACAGAAATTGCGCGTAGTTTGGCATACGTCTTATTTAATTCAGAAAAACAAATGGTCCGCTTAGATATGTCAGAATATATGGAAAAACATGCCGTAAGTCGTTTAATTGGAGCCCCTCCGGGCTATGTTGGCTATGAACAAGGAGGGCAATTAACTGAAGCGGTTCGTCGTAACCCATATTCAATTGTCTTATTTGATGAAATTGAAAAAGCTAATCCTGAAGTGTTAAATATTTTATTACAAATTTTAGATGATGGTCGTATTACTGATGGTCTTGGTAAAACAGTTGACTTTAAAAATACAATCATTATTATGACTTCAAATATTGGGTCAGAATATTTATTAAATGAAAATAATGAAGGTGTAGGCGTTAAAATTCAAAAAGAATTAGCAAAACATTTTAAACCAGAGTTTTTAAACCGGATTGATAATGTTATTGTCTTTAGTGCTTTATCAAAAGAAATTATTAAAGAAATTGTGGAAAAAGAATTAGGGGAATTAACTCAACGAATTGAAGCAAATAAAAATATTCGATTAGTATTTTCCGAAGCTGTTTTAGAAAAAATTATTAATGAAGGCTATGATCGTGAATTTGGAGCTCGACCAATCAAACGTTATATTCAACGCAATATTGAAACGTTAATTGCGCGAGCAATTATTACTGAAGAAATTAAAGAAGGTAATTCATACACAATTGATGTTGATAATAACAAATTAGTAATAAAAACCAGTGCAAAATTAAATTAG
- a CDS encoding Cof-type HAD-IIB family hydrolase, protein MQLQHLNKKRLILIDLDGTTLMNDGITIHPKTLAVLQKATMDGHKVCIITGRPYRASIRFYRQLGLDTLLNNFDGGHIHDPLKREFKRIVFSISYDVITGIINHPNIIGKLDNLLIEHYDKAICWKKDAAIENYFHLDNEIDDQYFIANPYELWRGPASNMALYLKDEKDKDTIFRALENYKNSVHAHIGAKSKDGKLMINITNKIVSKGFTAVILAQYYNVDIRDVVAFGDELNDQQMLQTVGYGVAMKNGNDALKTVARGITHLTNEEGGVGHYLEKLLAGEEV, encoded by the coding sequence ATGCAATTACAACATTTAAATAAAAAACGCTTAATTTTAATTGATCTCGATGGGACAACATTAATGAATGATGGAATAACAATTCATCCAAAAACATTAGCTGTCTTGCAAAAAGCAACAATGGATGGTCATAAAGTTTGTATTATTACGGGGCGACCATATCGGGCAAGTATCCGTTTTTATCGTCAATTAGGCTTAGATACGCTGTTAAATAATTTTGATGGTGGTCATATCCATGATCCATTAAAACGTGAATTTAAGCGGATTGTTTTCTCAATTTCTTATGATGTTATTACCGGAATCATCAACCATCCTAATATTATTGGCAAACTTGATAACTTATTAATTGAACATTATGACAAAGCGATTTGTTGAAAAAAAGATGCCGCCATTGAAAACTATTTTCATCTCGATAATGAAATTGATGATCAGTATTTTATTGCTAATCCTTATGAGTTATGACGTGGTCCTGCTAGTAATATGGCCTTATATCTTAAAGATGAAAAAGATAAAGATACAATTTTTCGAGCTTTAGAAAACTATAAAAATTCAGTTCATGCCCATATTGGGGCGAAAAGTAAAGATGGCAAATTAATGATTAATATTACTAATAAAATTGTTTCAAAAGGCTTTACTGCTGTTATTTTAGCCCAATACTATAACGTTGATATTCGTGATGTGGTTGCTTTTGGTGATGAGTTAAATGACCAGCAAATGTTACAAACTGTTGGTTACGGAGTGGCGATGAAAAATGGTAATGATGCTTTGAAAACAGTTGCACGTGGAATTACCCATTTGACTAACGAAGAAGGTGGTGTTGGCCATTATTTAGAAAAACTACTAGCTGGCGAAGAAGTATAA
- a CDS encoding aldo/keto reductase family protein — MLDQVEKVVLGTMGIEDENVIINALKNGYQIIDTAEEYQNEKIIGRGIKHYLNETNHERTDLIIATKISAQSIEKNQTKKVVYQALENLQLDYLDIVLLHHPGLNFEATIKAYEDLLALKKRGLIRAVGVSNFDKDMIKLLYSKTGYYPEINQIEFSPFNQRWDRIQFCQNKNILVQGYGTLKGLKKSGLLSQKTLQAEAERYNCTIFQLILLWVKYFNIQPVVSAHKLTHLQQNIFLPKVKLARSTIKLITSLNMYENIYPELFNII, encoded by the coding sequence ATGTTGGACCAAGTGGAAAAAGTTGTCCTAGGAACGATGGGGATTGAAGACGAAAATGTCATTATTAATGCCCTAAAAAATGGATATCAAATAATTGATACTGCTGAAGAATATCAAAATGAAAAAATAATCGGAAGAGGAATTAAGCATTACCTTAATGAAACTAACCATGAGCGAACAGACTTAATTATTGCAACAAAAATAAGTGCTCAGAGTATTGAGAAAAATCAAACTAAAAAAGTTGTCTATCAAGCATTAGAAAATCTACAATTAGATTATTTAGATATTGTTTTATTGCATCATCCTGGTCTTAATTTTGAGGCAACAATTAAAGCCTATGAAGATTTATTGGCTCTTAAAAAAAGAGGGTTAATTCGGGCGGTTGGTGTTAGCAATTTTGACAAAGATATGATTAAATTATTATATAGCAAAACAGGGTATTATCCTGAAATTAACCAAATAGAATTTAGTCCTTTTAACCAACGATGAGACCGAATCCAATTTTGCCAAAATAAAAACATTTTAGTTCAGGGATATGGAACATTAAAAGGTTTAAAAAAGAGTGGCTTGTTATCACAAAAAACTTTGCAAGCAGAAGCGGAAAGATATAATTGTACTATTTTTCAACTAATCTTACTATGAGTTAAATATTTTAATATTCAACCAGTTGTTAGTGCCCATAAACTTACGCATTTACAGCAAAATATTTTTTTACCAAAAGTTAAATTAGCAAGAAGTACCATTAAATTAATTACTAGTTTAAATATGTATGAAAATATTTATCCAGAATTATTTAATATAATATAA
- a CDS encoding fructose-bisphosphatase class II, which yields METNSLLFLRAVELAVIAASPLVGKNDKNRLDQKAVDIINRLLTNNNAKAKIAIGEGELDAAPMLYQGQTFSENQAITIDIAVDPIEGTSPASKNEEGSISCIAIAKADSMLQIPEMYMEKLFISKNLAKYVDFNLEIFEILKKLVSVKPNLSCIILDKPRHQLIIAKMRTLGIEIYLIKEGDVLGAIDVVLKKADFLYGTGGAPEGVLMASLAIATNHQMWAKLVGYDQIWPNEPETKERVAIEQKVLQQKKLTFKTIFTEHDLVQDESTMFFAASLTGGTVLKPLTVVNDEFVVNSFIGYNNIYHQIVSKYPIRKTMDELLIHYSK from the coding sequence ATGGAAACAAATAGTCTTTTATTTTTACGAGCGGTTGAATTAGCAGTCATTGCCGCATCACCATTAGTGGGAAAAAATGACAAAAATAGGTTAGATCAAAAAGCGGTTGATATTATTAATAGACTATTAACAAACAACAATGCAAAAGCAAAGATTGCGATTGGGGAAGGTGAATTGGACGCGGCACCAATGCTATACCAAGGCCAAACGTTTAGTGAAAACCAGGCTATTACGATTGATATTGCCGTTGATCCAATTGAGGGAACTTCGCCCGCTAGTAAAAATGAAGAAGGTTCAATTTCATGTATTGCCATTGCAAAAGCAGATTCAATGTTGCAAATTCCTGAAATGTATATGGAAAAGCTATTTATTAGTAAAAATTTAGCAAAATATGTCGATTTTAATTTAGAAATTTTTGAAATTTTGAAAAAATTAGTATCAGTTAAACCAAATTTATCATGTATTATTTTGGATAAACCTCGCCATCAATTAATTATTGCTAAAATGCGTACCTTAGGAATCGAGATTTATTTGATTAAAGAAGGGGATGTTTTAGGCGCAATTGATGTTGTTCTAAAAAAAGCTGATTTCTTATATGGAACTGGGGGTGCTCCGGAAGGAGTTTTAATGGCTTCTCTTGCGATAGCAACAAACCATCAAATGTGAGCAAAATTAGTTGGCTATGATCAAATTTGACCAAATGAACCAGAAACAAAAGAACGGGTTGCAATTGAACAAAAGGTTTTACAACAAAAAAAATTGACTTTTAAGACAATTTTCACTGAACATGATTTAGTTCAAGATGAAAGCACGATGTTTTTTGCCGCAAGTTTAACTGGGGGAACAGTTTTAAAGCCGTTAACCGTAGTAAATGATGAATTTGTTGTTAATTCATTTATTGGTTATAACAATATTTATCATCAAATTGTTTCAAAATATCCAATTAGAAAAACAATGGATGAATTATTAATTCATTATAGTAAGTAA
- a CDS encoding YitT family protein encodes MTVEKKRKITQQEYENIKENIRQTQKTLKHYINQTETTRKSIKKRLAKLEVNPDQKKEFKLKVALEQLKITEKSAINKLVEKIVEYEQELIAAENYLNIENPIAVLKPNYKNKKEKIPFSLKKYFQITNLKNYGYIFLAALIATIAFDYFFSPSRILPPGIGALGRIFAQFIFPPLTIDNINNSNLLYYIFFIVLNIPLIIFSWKTLGASFTLKSLMYMIGQILFHIIINGIGSYHGIPYLNSNDFYFLQNLSTIKDQTILDLWIFFFGLIGAILTGIAYGILYKVGSCPGGTDFINNYIARKKEKPIGNISILVNSIILLGTWAMSYGIKSNNPNPSFGLYYFSAPLFASFMVIFIAGLVANKIFPRYRNTTLFIISEKPNLVSERLKAKGIHNQCAWKVDWTFDDNIRDDSILIMITIPLVFFREIKETVLLADPGAIIRSQSAYKIGEMPRDKK; translated from the coding sequence ATGACAGTGGAAAAGAAACGAAAAATTACCCAACAAGAGTATGAAAATATCAAAGAGAATATCCGTCAAACACAAAAAACCTTAAAACATTATATTAATCAAACTGAAACAACACGAAAAAGCATTAAAAAACGGTTGGCAAAACTAGAAGTAAATCCTGATCAAAAAAAAGAATTTAAACTAAAAGTAGCACTTGAACAATTAAAAATTACTGAAAAAAGTGCGATTAATAAACTAGTCGAAAAGATTGTTGAATATGAGCAAGAATTAATTGCTGCTGAAAATTACTTAAATATTGAAAATCCGATTGCCGTTTTAAAACCTAATTATAAAAATAAAAAAGAGAAAATTCCCTTTTCCTTAAAAAAATATTTTCAAATCACAAACTTGAAAAATTATGGTTATATATTTTTAGCGGCGTTAATTGCCACAATTGCTTTTGACTATTTCTTTTCACCAAGTCGAATTTTGCCTCCCGGAATTGGAGCTCTAGGACGGATTTTTGCCCAATTTATCTTTCCCCCATTAACTATTGATAATATTAATAATTCTAATCTACTATATTATATCTTCTTTATTGTCTTAAATATTCCGCTAATTATTTTTAGCTGAAAGACACTTGGTGCTAGTTTCACGCTTAAAAGTTTAATGTATATGATTGGCCAAATCCTATTTCATATTATTATTAATGGGATTGGTTCATATCATGGAATTCCTTATCTTAATTCAAATGATTTCTACTTTTTACAAAATCTAAGTACAATCAAAGATCAAACAATCCTTGACCTGTGAATTTTCTTTTTTGGATTAATTGGGGCTATTTTAACAGGGATTGCCTATGGAATTTTATACAAAGTTGGTTCCTGCCCAGGGGGAACCGACTTTATTAATAACTATATTGCTCGAAAAAAAGAAAAACCAATCGGAAATATTTCAATTTTAGTTAATAGTATAATCCTATTAGGAACTTGAGCGATGAGCTATGGAATTAAATCAAATAACCCCAACCCTAGTTTTGGTCTTTACTACTTTTCAGCTCCTCTCTTTGCATCATTTATGGTTATTTTTATTGCTGGGTTAGTGGCGAATAAAATTTTCCCCCGTTATCGTAATACAACCTTATTTATTATTTCCGAAAAACCAAATCTTGTTTCAGAACGCTTAAAAGCAAAAGGAATTCATAATCAATGTGCTTGAAAAGTAGATTGAACATTTGATGATAATATTAGAGATGACAGTATCCTAATTATGATTACAATCCCGTTGGTTTTTTTCCGGGAAATTAAAGAAACTGTCCTACTAGCTGACCCTGGAGCCATTATTCGCTCCCAATCAGCTTATAAAATTGGGGAAATGCCCCGTGATAAAAAATAA
- a CDS encoding cob(I)yrinic acid a,c-diamide adenosyltransferase produces MKLKGYTHIYYGNGKGKTSILNGMTIRALGYHWNVKYLRFLKNRQSGEMLFFAEIKHPNLEIRNYYSSNTKFFWEMNDEEKAILKTEMRLGFEELKALSQQEGIDLIIVDELLGCIVNELITEEELIALIKNKNPNIEMVFSGHHMTPTLASAVDLISFVSAEKHYFYDNVPARKGIEF; encoded by the coding sequence ATGAAATTAAAAGGCTATACCCATATTTATTATGGTAATGGAAAAGGTAAAACTTCTATTTTAAATGGGATGACAATCAGAGCTCTTGGCTATCACTGAAATGTTAAATATTTACGATTTTTAAAAAATCGTCAATCAGGAGAAATGCTTTTCTTTGCAGAAATTAAACATCCAAATTTAGAAATTAGAAATTATTATTCTTCAAATACAAAGTTTTTTTGAGAAATGAATGATGAAGAAAAAGCAATATTAAAAACTGAAATGCGCTTAGGTTTTGAAGAATTAAAAGCGTTATCTCAGCAAGAAGGCATTGATTTGATTATTGTTGATGAATTATTAGGATGCATAGTTAATGAATTAATCACCGAAGAAGAATTAATTGCCCTAATTAAAAATAAAAACCCAAACATTGAAATGGTTTTTTCAGGTCATCATATGACACCAACTTTAGCTAGTGCTGTTGATTTAATTAGTTTTGTTTCTGCAGAAAAACATTATTTTTATGATAATGTTCCTGCTCGTAAAGGAATTGAATTTTAA
- the pepF gene encoding oligoendopeptidase F → MKRSEVANEYKWDFSHLYQDVQAWKADLTIIVKKLEEIITFQGKLNDQKIFKKYLLLDEEIDLIASKLGQYLHMGDIDTTNLEYQELSGIYSNTINQIASKLAFVAPEIKAVGEETVMNWVKNDPDISQYEYGYRKFFRSSKHILSARDEEILSIVARSRGAADDLYDLLAYADRKPVYITHKGQEAELTNALYSEIMEKSDPLKDQGLRIKVSELFTKNLVEKKHSLARVYEAIIHEAVEDVQLRGYKNTLQAALSSDDVDEEIYASLIKYGKKHSNLFVRYELLLKNYFKFEKFYATDRSLKLVKNVASLDKKYTVEEAKDLIRTALTPLGDEYLTQLEKAWSNNRIDYYEDTNKRDGAYSSGGAGVEPIILMNWDGTISSVNTLAHEVGHSVHTLLADSNNRYPLGNYPIILAEVASTVNEHLLFDYLYSIATTNDEKIYLLQNRIEEIMGTFFRQIHFADFEWTAHQKVENNEPLDADKLADLFAQKSEEFGYDVFDKLDEKGKPYGWTRILHFFNSPYYVYKYATCIVASFKLYNDVLNHHSEQLINFLKQGGNKEPLLILKDIGIDYTDQRVYDPLIEKLTALIDELELLLKNK, encoded by the coding sequence ATGAAAAGAAGCGAAGTTGCAAATGAATATAAATGAGATTTTTCACACTTGTATCAAGATGTCCAAGCGTGAAAAGCAGATTTAACAATAATAGTTAAGAAATTAGAAGAAATTATTACCTTCCAAGGTAAATTAAATGATCAAAAGATTTTTAAAAAATATCTTTTATTAGATGAAGAAATTGATTTAATTGCTAGTAAGTTAGGACAATATTTACATATGGGAGATATTGACACAACTAATCTAGAGTATCAAGAGTTAAGCGGAATTTACTCAAATACAATTAATCAAATTGCAAGTAAATTAGCTTTTGTTGCACCAGAAATTAAAGCAGTCGGGGAAGAAACCGTGATGAATTGGGTAAAAAATGACCCAGATATTAGTCAATATGAGTATGGTTATCGTAAATTTTTCCGTAGTAGTAAACATATTTTGTCAGCACGTGATGAAGAAATTTTATCAATCGTTGCTCGTAGTCGGGGAGCTGCCGATGATTTATATGATTTATTAGCTTATGCTGATCGTAAACCAGTTTATATTACTCATAAAGGGCAAGAAGCGGAATTAACAAATGCCTTGTATAGTGAAATTATGGAAAAAAGTGACCCCTTAAAAGACCAAGGGTTAAGAATTAAAGTTTCAGAATTGTTTACAAAAAACTTGGTTGAGAAAAAGCATTCTCTTGCTCGTGTTTATGAGGCGATAATTCATGAAGCAGTTGAGGATGTTCAATTACGCGGTTATAAAAATACTTTACAAGCAGCGTTAAGTAGCGATGATGTTGATGAAGAAATTTATGCTAGTTTAATTAAATATGGTAAAAAACATAGTAATTTATTTGTTCGCTATGAACTATTGTTAAAAAATTATTTTAAATTTGAAAAATTTTATGCAACAGATCGTAGTTTAAAATTAGTTAAAAATGTTGCTAGTTTAGACAAAAAATATACTGTTGAAGAGGCAAAAGATTTAATTCGCACAGCTTTAACACCTTTAGGTGATGAATATTTAACACAATTAGAAAAAGCTTGAAGTAATAATCGTATTGATTATTATGAAGATACAAATAAACGCGATGGAGCCTATTCATCTGGGGGCGCTGGAGTTGAACCAATTATTTTAATGAATTGAGATGGCACAATTAGTTCAGTTAATACTTTAGCCCATGAGGTTGGACACTCTGTTCACACATTATTAGCTGATAGTAATAACCGTTATCCGCTAGGAAATTATCCAATTATTTTAGCGGAAGTTGCTTCAACAGTAAATGAACATTTATTATTTGATTATTTATATTCAATTGCCACAACTAATGATGAAAAAATTTATTTACTACAAAATCGGATTGAAGAAATTATGGGAACCTTTTTCCGTCAAATTCACTTTGCAGATTTTGAATGAACAGCGCACCAAAAAGTTGAAAACAATGAGCCATTAGATGCGGATAAATTAGCTGATCTTTTTGCCCAAAAATCAGAAGAATTTGGTTATGACGTTTTTGATAAATTAGATGAAAAAGGAAAACCCTATGGTTGAACAAGAATTTTACATTTCTTTAATTCACCATATTATGTTTATAAATATGCCACTTGCATCGTTGCTTCATTTAAACTTTATAATGATGTTTTAAATCACCATTCTGAACAGTTAATTAATTTCTTAAAACAAGGTGGGAATAAAGAACCGTTATTGATTTTAAAAGATATTGGGATCGATTATACTGATCAAAGGGTGTATGATCCATTAATTGAAAAATTAACAGCTTTAATTGATGAATTAGAATTATTATTAAAAAATAAATAA
- a CDS encoding M17 family metallopeptidase: MILLNDKNQELTLKAVFKEDELNPLIIKESNRTTLISEDKTIYAYFDKALDFKTVTKFICNFIKTNKYNVNIDIDSFKKGAQENSCVGRAIMESVFYADYEEFSLKTTKKNNVKPTINLLHNCSRAQEKFEEVKIKMELVNFARTLQDTPPNLMYPEMFANKIKEMAAGIPNLTVKILDKKEIEQEKMGLLLAVNAGSNLEPRVVVLEYKGNPSNTEKVGLIGKGITFDSGGYNLKPSNAMVGMKFDMSGAAIVCSTIIALAKQKANVNISAVACLTENRIGGKATLTESIITSMNGKTVQIDNTDAEGRLVLADGITYAIRKLNVTKLIEASTLTGAILVALGKTMTGVFANNDEWYQEFANATEHSHEEIWRMPIKAEHFEAMRKTPIADLTNAEPSRFAGSSTAAAFLCEFVEDKPYIHLDIAGTADDNNRGTGVMLKTLFEMFK; encoded by the coding sequence ATGATTTTACTAAATGATAAAAATCAAGAACTGACATTAAAAGCAGTCTTTAAAGAAGATGAACTTAACCCCTTAATTATAAAAGAAAGCAATCGCACAACTTTAATTAGTGAAGATAAAACAATTTATGCTTACTTTGATAAAGCATTAGACTTTAAAACAGTGACAAAATTTATTTGCAATTTTATTAAAACTAACAAATATAACGTAAATATTGATATTGATAGTTTTAAAAAAGGCGCACAAGAAAATAGTTGTGTGGGTCGTGCAATCATGGAAAGTGTTTTTTATGCCGATTATGAAGAATTCTCATTAAAAACAACTAAAAAAAATAATGTTAAACCAACAATTAACTTGCTTCACAATTGTAGCCGTGCCCAAGAAAAATTTGAAGAAGTTAAAATTAAAATGGAATTAGTTAATTTTGCCCGTACATTACAAGATACTCCACCAAACTTAATGTATCCAGAAATGTTTGCTAATAAAATAAAAGAAATGGCAGCCGGAATTCCAAACTTAACTGTTAAAATTTTAGATAAAAAAGAAATTGAACAAGAAAAAATGGGATTATTATTAGCCGTTAATGCTGGAAGTAATTTAGAACCACGTGTAGTAGTTTTAGAATATAAAGGTAATCCTTCAAATACTGAAAAAGTTGGTTTAATTGGAAAAGGAATTACTTTTGATAGTGGAGGATATAACTTAAAACCTTCAAACGCAATGGTTGGGATGAAATTTGATATGTCAGGAGCAGCAATTGTTTGTTCAACAATAATTGCTTTAGCAAAACAAAAAGCCAATGTTAATATTTCTGCTGTTGCTTGTTTAACTGAAAACCGCATTGGGGGTAAAGCAACATTAACAGAATCAATTATTACTTCAATGAACGGTAAAACTGTTCAAATTGATAATACTGATGCTGAAGGAAGATTAGTCTTAGCCGACGGGATTACATATGCGATCCGTAAATTAAATGTTACAAAATTAATTGAGGCCTCAACATTAACAGGAGCAATCTTAGTAGCTTTAGGAAAAACAATGACAGGAGTATTTGCTAATAATGATGAATGATATCAAGAATTTGCAAATGCAACTGAACATTCACATGAAGAAATTTGAAGAATGCCAATTAAAGCAGAGCATTTTGAAGCAATGCGCAAAACACCAATTGCTGATTTAACAAATGCCGAACCTTCACGTTTTGCCGGTAGTTCAACAGCCGCAGCATTCTTATGTGAATTTGTCGAAGATAAACCATATATTCACTTAGATATTGCTGGAACAGCTGATGATAATAACCGTGGAACAGGGGTTATGCTTAAAACATTATTTGAAATGTTTAAATAA
- the dhaM gene encoding dihydroxyacetone kinase phosphoryl donor subunit DhaM, translating to MVAVLVVSHSYPLAKAVVDFVSEMKINNFPFQFIGGIEDGQRYGTDPMLIQNKLTELLVDNDVLVLCDLGSSIMNTQVAINFLPPALQERVAIADSPFFEGTLVAVTSNHLTIDLATLKQEVENMSRIAKI from the coding sequence ATGGTTGCTGTTTTAGTTGTTAGTCATTCGTATCCTCTGGCTAAAGCAGTAGTTGACTTTGTCAGTGAAATGAAAATCAATAATTTTCCGTTTCAGTTTATTGGCGGTATTGAAGATGGCCAACGATATGGCACTGACCCGATGCTAATTCAAAACAAATTAACAGAATTATTGGTTGATAATGATGTTTTAGTGTTATGCGATTTGGGAAGTTCAATTATGAATACACAAGTAGCCATTAATTTTTTACCACCAGCTTTACAAGAGCGGGTTGCTATTGCTGATAGTCCTTTTTTTGAAGGGACGCTTGTGGCTGTTACTAGCAATCATCTTACGATTGACTTAGCAACCTTAAAGCAAGAAGTAGAAAATATGAGTCGAATCGCAAAAATATAG